One Rhinoderma darwinii isolate aRhiDar2 chromosome 6, aRhiDar2.hap1, whole genome shotgun sequence DNA window includes the following coding sequences:
- the ZP2 gene encoding zona pellucida sperm-binding protein 2: protein MGCRIRGANVPTFWMKFSMERRFLFACLLFVLSDAAQLINFPGSTICQDKEIQIKKPKDVHQSTWQSLRIVDSSGLEVAACLILPEGSLLNIPERCINHETGRRVAHISLNDSMGNVVYQISCIDEQADSEYMGPIIECNQEDMMAIIPRTLSGFDDEIIITPPPTSTWTVGINNGTLVKVNVVVANRLGYILNSDTNSLMIRVNFNAFGLKEYISRGQKFYRGDIALIQDRRNPKTTLDVKLICARGPPACNTTHMTISIPPFDGSFGYIYTDQEAPLTASSLQQQGMTLDTRDGVQLSIKLENMQSVVKSGQKTYYLPSLTLVFVIDGLSVPMALSPQCVVVAVTTTKPSHPSMTKCTQDGFMVIEVVATNTKPSLDVNTVTLRDPTCQPQDKSNNRVVFKIPLNGCGTTKRFVGGKIVYENEVSALWKNLPPRRISRDSELRETVWCYYNGTEYDTINVNVATLPPPVSTRNDGPLLLVINLYPDVSYRIPYSDDQYPIVKTLRDAIFLEVQVLNRNDPNIELVLDDCWATMSQDPKALPQWNVVVDGCQASQDNYLTILHSVDVNVPQATLRKRFEVKAFAFMQGGELSTNLVYFHCSAIICNIRFPDSPLCTKLCLPSRTRRDELFLHRHSNLASLPGPVLLLDSEPSMILEDEQDVIKQVTIGVLPAFALVAVVVLVALFAYKQKSKS, encoded by the exons ATGGGTTGCCGGATTAGAGGCGCTAATGTGCCTACGTTTTGGATGAAGTTCTCTATGGAGAGGAG GTTTTTATTTGCATGCCTTCTGTTTGTCTTGTCTGATGCTGCACAGCTGATAAACTTCCCAG GTTCCACTATCTGTCAAGATAAAGAGATCCAGATAAAAAAGCCTAAAGATGTTCACCAGAGTACATGGCAGAGTCTCCGTATTGTAG ATTCTTCTGGATTAGAAGTAGCTGCTTGTCTTATCCTTCCGGAAGGCAGCTTGCTGAATATCCCTGAGAGATGTATAAATCATGAG ACTGGAAGAAGAGTTGCCCATATATCCTTGAATGACTCCATGGGTAACGTTGTCTACCAAATCTCTTGCATTGATGAGCAAGCAGACTCTGAATACATGGGACCCATCATAGAATGTAACCAGGAAGACATGATG GCAATAATTCCAAGGACTCTGTCTGGCTTTGACGATGAG ATTATAATTACACCACCTCCTACATCTACGTGGACTGTTGGAATTAATAATGGCACTCTCGTAAAAGTCAATGTGGTGGTTGCCAACAGGCTTGGATACATATTGAATAGTGATACAAATTCACTGATGATCAGAGTAAATTTTAATGCCTTTGGACTCAAAGAATACATT TCTCGAGGTCAGAAATTTTACCGTGGAGACATAGCACTGATCCAGGACAGGCGCAACCCGAAGACTACACTGGATGTGAAACTTATTTGTGCTAGAG GACCACCTGCATGCAATACAACACACATGACTATCTCTATTCCTCCTTTTGATGGCTCTTTTGggtatatatacactgatcaaGAAGCCCCATTGACCGCCTCTTCACTCCAACAACAAGGAATGACTCTAGACACTAGAGATGGTGTCCAGTTGAGCATCAAACTAGAAAATATGCAG TCTGTTGTGAAATCTGGTCAGAAGACTTACTACTTGCCGTCTCTCACACTGGTATTTGTTATTGATGGGCTGAGTGTACCAATGGCACTAAGTCCTCAGTGTGTTGTTGTAGCTGTTACTACCACTAAGCCTTCTCATCCTA GTATGACCAAGTGCACACAAGATGGGTTCATGGTTATTGAAGTCGTTGCCACAAACACCAAGCCTAGCCTGGATGTGAACACTGTCACTCTAAGAGACCCCACATGCCAGCCACAAGATAAGTCAAACAACAGAGTAGTCTTCAAAATTCCTCTAAATGGCTGTGGAACTACTAAACGA TTTGTAGGTGGAAAGATTGTATATGAAAATGAAGTCAGTGCCCTCTGGAAGAATCTACCACCTAGGAGAATCTCAAGAGATAGTGAACTAAG GGAGACAGTCTGGTGTTACTATAATGGCACTGAATATGACACTATTAATGTGAATGTGGCCACACTACCACCTCCAGTCTCTACCAGAAACGATGGCCCTCTCTTGCTCGTGATAAATCTCTACCCAG ATGTCTCTTACCGGATACCCTACAGTGACGATCAATATCCAATTGTGAAGACTTTGCGTGATGCCATTTTCTTAGAAGTGCAGGTTTTGAATCGCAATGACCCAAATATTGAACTGGTTCTAGATGACTGCTGGGCAACAATGTCTCAAGACCCGAAAGCTTTACCCCAGTGGAATGTTGTAGTTGATGG CTGCCAAGCAAGTCAGGATAACTATCTTACCATCTTGCATTCTGTTGATGTCAATGTGCCACAAGCTACACTTCGAAAACGGTTTGAAGTAAAAGCTTTTGCTTTTATGCAGGGTGGTGAACTATCAACCAACTTG GTCTACTTTCACTGCAGTGCCATTATATGCAACATCCGTTTCCCAGACTCTCCTCTTTGTACAAAACTTTGTCTCCCGTCCAGGACAAGAAGGG ATGAACTCTTCCTGCACAGACACTCTAACTTGGCTAGCCTTCCTGGTCCTGTCCTGCTGTTAGATTCTGAGCCCTCAATGATTCTTGAAG ATGAACAAGATGTTATAAAGCAAGTCACTATTGGAGTACTGCCTGCCTTCGCTCTGGTTGCTGTGGTTGTCCTTGTAGCTCTGTTTGCTTACAAACAGAAATCAAAGTCTTGA